Proteins encoded within one genomic window of Panicum virgatum strain AP13 chromosome 1N, P.virgatum_v5, whole genome shotgun sequence:
- the LOC120656293 gene encoding uncharacterized protein LOC120656293 yields the protein MMDQLYLLDEMKFMPQLSLAISPSGYFAWQDAMENFFAGRGFSSVVKMYYAEETFVKDVLQWWLDVDDPCQTWEDMKFLLRQRFVYSSDAIKKVVVAVTQKAFDTMSLVSSKAIQKEDSQLLQKVEVPVVEAPVVYESDDFSLAYGLDSSVSSCDTQSDIKIDDIIDVSDGLSMMAQEVHSDGTTVDVKGQRSNIFKSECKIQDKVCKLIIDGGSFTNTISSDVVHALSLSMRRLPIPRYIQWMNHSGTLKITHGVRVEFSVGSYVDIVDCDVALLSACHLLFGRTWQFDLDAIHGGHSNNYSFMHKGIQHVLKPVSHSAIKAKVFATVKKKKKVVAEIAPKPRTALLREGENNVALSSEIIACESSSKGLNSTVASAKTFDDI from the coding sequence ATGATGGATCAACTTTATTTGCTCGATGAGATGAAATTTATGCCACAGCTATCTCTCGCAATAAGTCCTAGTGGATATTTTGCTTGGCAAGATGCCATGGAGAATTTCTTTGCGGGTCGTGGATTTAGCTCAGTTGTCAAGATGTATTATGCCGAAGAGACATTTGTTAAAGATGTTTTGCAATGGTGGCTTGATGTGGATGATCCTTGTCAGACATGGGAAGATATGAAGTTTTTGCTCCGACAACGATTTGTTTATTCATCTGATGCCATTAAAAAGGTTGTTGTAGCTGTTACCCAAAAAGCTTTTGATACCATGTCACTTGTTAGTTCAAAAGCAATACAAAAAGAAGATTCTCAGTTGTTGCAGAAGGTTGAAGTGCCTGTGGTCGAAGCGCCAGTTGTATATGAGAGTGATGATTTTTCTTTAGCATACGGGCTGGATTCTAGTGTTTCTTCTTGTGATACTCAGTCTGACATAAAAATTGATGACATTATTGATGTTTCTGATGGATTATCTATGATGGCACAGGAAGTACATAGTGATGGTACTACTGTTGATGTGAAAGGGCAACGGTCCAATATATTTAAGTCTGAATGCAAAATTCAAGATAAGGTATGCAAGCTAATTATTGATGGTGGAAGTTTCACTAATACAATTAGTTCAGATGTTGTGCATGCTTTATCTTTGTCTATGCGGAGGCTGCCAATACCGCGTTACATTCAGTGGATGAACCACAGTGGTACTCTGAAAATTACTCACGGAGTTCGAGTAGAATTTTCAGTGGGAAGTTATGTTGATATTGTGGATTGTGATGTCGCACTGCTGAGTGCGTGCCATTTATTATTTGGTCGGACGTGGCAGTTTGATCTTGATGCTATACATGGCGGTCACTCTAATAATTATTCATTTATGCATAAGGGAATTCAGCATGTGCTGAAGCCAGTGTCGCATAGTGCTATTAAAGCGAAGGTGTTCGCCACtgtgaaaaagaagaaaaaagtggTTGCTGAAATTGCCCCAAAGCCGAGGACGGCTTTGCTTCGAGAGGGAGAGAATAATGTTGCATTAAGTTCCGAAATTATTGCCTGCGAGAGCTCAAGCAAGGGTCTGAACTCCACCGTTGCATCTGCTAAAACTTTTGATGATATTTAA